One Ancylobacter novellus DSM 506 genomic window, CTTGCGGCAAGACTCGAAGATTTTTTGAGTCCCCGCTTGTGCTCGGGAATCGGAGTTTGTTACCTCTATTGCCGGAAGTAACGAATCGGTGTGTCGGCCGGGCGCGGGAGGGGTCACGTTCGGTCCGGAGTCGTCCGATTGAGCGCTGATACCCCCGGGGCCATGGCGAGGGAAGGGGATTGGCATGCGCGTCTTGCTCATCGAGGACGACCGCGCGACCGCGCAGAGCATCGAATTGATGCTCAAATCCGAGAGCTTCAACGTCTACACGACCGATCTCGGCGAAGAGGGTGTCGATCTCGGCAAGCTCTACGACTACGACATCATCCTGCTGGACCTGAACCTGCCCGACATGTCGGGCTATGACGTCCTCAAGGGTCTGCGCGTCGCCAAGGTGAAGACGCCGATCCTGATCCTGTCCGGCCTCGCCGGCATCGAGGACAAGGTGAAGGGCCTCGGCTTCGGCGCCGACGACTACCTCACCAAGCCGTTCCACAAGGACGAGCTGGTGGCGCGCATCCACGCCATCGTGCGCCGCTCCAAGGGCCATGCGCAGTCGGTCATCACCACGGGCGACCTGGTGGTCAACCTCGACACCAAGACGGTCGAGGTCGCCGGCAACCGCGTGCACCTGACCGGCAAGGAGTACCAGATGCTGGAGCTCCTGAGCCTGCGCAAGGGCACCACGCTGACCAAGGAGATGTTCCTCAACCATCTCTATGGCGGCATGGACGAGCCGGAATTGAAGATCATCGACGTGTTCATCTGCAAGCTGCGCAAGAAGCTCGCCAACGCCAGCCAGGGCCACAACTTCATCGAGACGGTGTGGGGCCGCGGCTACGTCCTGCGCGAGATGGGCGAGCAGGAACAGCGCATCCCGGCGTAAGCTGAGACGACATCCCGAGCGGCGAGGCCACAACGCGCCCGCCCAACTAAAGCCCCGCCACGTTGGCGGGGTTTTTGTTTTTGGGCGGGCTCAGCGCCGCTTTCCGGCCCCCATCCCGGCCGAAGCGAAGCTCGCGCGACGTCATGGCCGGGCTTGGCCCGAAGTCGGCTTATTGCCGACGTCGGTTTTAGCCGCGGAACTCGGATATGTCCGAGTTCCGGCCATCCACGCCTTCTTACCGAGAACGGCCAAAGTCGTGGATGCCCGGCCCAAGGCCGGGCATGACGGTGCTCTGTCGATAGCCGTCATCCCGGACGGCGGCCGTCCGGGATGACGGCTTCCGTGTCGCGCTACTTCGCGTTCTTCTCGATCCAGGCCTTCAGGAAGGCGATCTCGCTCTCCTGGGCCTTGATGATCTCCTCCGCGAGCTTCTTCAGCTCGGGATCCTTGCCGTATTGCAGCTCGATCTTCGCCATGTCGATCGCGCCCTGATGGTGCGGGATCATGCCGCGCGCGAAGTCGACATCGGTGTTGCCGCTATAGGTGATCGCCATGTCCTTGTGCATGCGGGCATTGGCGTCCTCGAAGGCCTTGGCGGAGGCGCCGCCGCCCATATGGCCCATCATCATGCCCGGCCCCATATTGCCCTGCCCCATGGGCATGTTGTCGTGCTGCATCGGCATGTTGCCTTGCCCCATGGGCATGTTGCCCTGGCCCATGGGCATGTTCCCTTGGCCCATCGGCATGTTGCCCTGGCCCATCGGCATGTTGCCCTGGCCCATGGGCATGTTCCCCTGGCCCATCGGCATGTTCTGCTGGTTCGTCGGCGCGTTCTGCGCGATGGCGAGGACGGGAAGCGCGGCGAGGCTGGCGGCGATGAGCGCTGCCTTGGTGAGAGTGTTCATGATCGTCTCCGTCGGATCAAATGAGGATGCGCGGGCCGGTATGGCCGCGCGGGCTTGCTCGACAGATCAAACGAGGCGGGGCGGCGGCACCGGCGCGGGCCAGGCGAGGCCGGGCAGCGGCGCCGTGTCGGGCGGGGAAAGGGCGAGCAGCCGGGGCGCCGGCAGCGTCAGGCCGGGCACCGCCAGCGGCGGCGCGATGAGCTGGCTGAGCACGCAACACATGTGCAGCCGCACCGCGTCGGGCGCCGGCGGGTGCAGCAGCGTGCCGCCCTGCCCCGCCATAACCGGCGCCGCTTCGGCGGAATGCATGGAATGGCCGGCATGATCGCCCGGATCGGCGGCGACGGCCGGCAATGCCGGCTCGTGGCACGGCATGATGCGTGCCGCCATCGCCGTGGCGGCAGCCGCCGGGCCGGCCATGAGGCTGGCCATCACCATGAGCCCGACCATCAGGCGAAGAAGGCGCAGCAATCGCATGCACGACATCCGTGGGAACAGTCCCACGCCATAACTAGCAGCCGAAGGCGCGGTGCACAGCCGGTCGAAACACGGATGGCGCAGCTGTGATCAGGTGGCAGGGAGAACTATCGGCATTTCCCCTTCCCTCATCCCCGGGCTTGACCCGGGGACCCAGGGGACCGGGGTGCTGGCGGAAAGTCTGGATCCCCGGGTCAAGCCCGGGGATGAGAGCCTGTTGTAAGAGAATTGGTTCAGCGCATGCCGCTCAGCGCTGGAGCAGCGCGAGGATCAGCGCCACCTCGTCGCTCGCCGATACCACGCGGTGGAAGCCCTGCGGGACGGCGACGCCGTCCTTGGCGAAGCCGATGCGCCGGGCCGCGTCGGTCGCCTCGACGCCCGCGTCGCGGATGTCGGCATAGGCGTCGAGATCGACCAGGATGACGTCGAAGCGCCCGCCGGCGAGGCGCGCCGCGCGCGGATCGTCGGCAAGCGAGACGTCATGGCCCATGGCGCGCACCAGCTCGCGCATCCCCGCGCGGGCCGCACCTTCCGGGGCGGTCACCAGCACGCGCAGCGGCGCACTCGCCGGGGCGGCGTCGGCCGGCTCCAGCAGCCGGTAGCGCCCGGCATCGGTGGCGAGGAAGCGCAGGCCGCCGACGCGCTCGATGCGCCCGCGCGGCGCGAGGCCGATCACCTCGTCGACGGCGACCGCCTCGTCCTCGCCGAGATGCAGCAGCACCCGCGCTCCGCGGCGGAGCGACGGGAACAGGGCGACGCCCGGCATCTCGTCGAGCAGGGTGGCGCCGCGCAGCGCGGCGATGCGCACCGCCTCCGGCTGCGCCCGCCCGGCCCGCACCAGGAGGTGCGCGGTGTCGTGCGCCTCGGCGGCGGTCGCTTCCATGCGCGGCGTCGCCACGCCGATCGACAGGTCGAGGATCGCCGCCTGCGCACCGTCCGGCAGCACGGCGATGCCGCCGATCATGTCGTCGCAGGGAGAGAAACGGTCGCGCCAGCTCGACGGCATGGCCTCGACGGCGGCGCGCTGGCGCGCCGGCAGGTCGTCGATCAGCACGGTGGCGCGCACCTTGCCGTTGGAGCCGAACAGCACCAGCCCGCCCTGCACTGAGGGCGGCACGGCGAGGCCCATGCGGGCGGAAAGACGGATCAGCGGCAGGCCGCTGGCGCCGAGCGTGCCGGCGGCGGACATGGCGACGAGCCGCTGCCAGCGCTCGCCGGCGACCGTCATCACCTCGACGACCTGGGCGGCCGGCAGGGCGAAGCGCATGCCGCGCAGCGAGAACACCAGCATTTCCTCGCGCACCGGCGCGGGACGCGGCTCGGCCGAGGACGCCCGCGCAGGCTGTGCCGTCAGCGCGCGGAAGGAACGGGCGGCGAGAGCCGCGAGCGGACCCTCGCCGGCAACATCGCCCGGAACGGGGCCGCGCAGCGCGGCGGAATGGGTGTCGACGGGGACCATGGGCGACCGGAAGCACTGGACACAACGCGCACGCCTTTTAGGCGCGCAAAGCGAAGTGTCCTCCGATCACGTTAACGTCGTCTGAAAGAAGTGACGCAGCGGGAATCGCGCCGGCTTCGCCGCTCACGCCTTCTCGGCGGCGATCTCGACGCTCTCGCCGGCATGGCCGAGGCTGAGCCGGTAGCCGGCCGCGCGCGCCAGAAGCCCGGTGTAGTGCGGCTGGATGGCATGGGCGTCGAGCGCACCGCCTTCCGGGGCTTCGCCGGCCAGGAGGGCGATCAGATGCGGCGGGATGCGCGAATGGCTGCCCTCGGTGGTCAGGCGGAAGCCGCCCTCGTCGCCCTCGCCGGTGGCGATGACCAGTATCTTGCCGCCGCGCGGGATGGTCGAGGTGGCGACCACCATCAGGTTGAGCAGCAGCTTCACCTTGTTCTTCGGCGAGAGCACGCGCGGCACATGCCATTCGACGCTCGTGCGGTCGTCCTCGATGAAGCCGCGGGCCACCTTCTCGGCGTCGCCGGTGTCGATCTGCGCCCCGGCCGAGCCGGCCGCGCCGAAGGCGAGGCGGGCGAATTGCAGCCGGGCGGAGGCCTGCTTGGCGCTCTTGGCGATGAGGTCGAGCGCGAACGCCTTCATGCTCGGATCGTCCTCGTCGTCGAGCACTTCCAGCCCGTTGACGATGGCGCCGACCGGGCTGATCACGTCGTGGCAGACGCGCGAGCACAGGAGCGCGGCGAGGTCGAGCTTGTCGAGGTCGATGGCGGTCGTCATCGCGTCCCTGTAGAGAATTGCCTTGCGAATCGGCCGCGGGGCGTGCGGCCGGCACGCGGGCTGTGATACACCGCGCTCCCGGGCACGCCAACCTTGCGCGCCCTATTGTCGCCCCGCTTCCCGGAACCCGCTTGCCATGTCCCTGCCGTCGTCGTCCGCCGCCGATCTGAGCCTGCTCGCCGCGCTGGCGCAGGCCTCGCTCAAGGCCGGCGAGGTCATATTGCGCATCCGCGCGGAGGGCATCACGGTCAACGCCAAGTCCGACCAGAGCCCGGTCACCGCCGCGGACCTCGCCGCCGAGGAGCTGCTGCATGCCGAGCTCGCGCGCATCCTGCCGGGAGTGCCGGTCATCGCCGAGGAGGCGGTGGCGCAGGGCAAGGGCGAAGCACTGGGGACGGGCGAAGCGCCCGCCGACGCCTTCCTGCTGGTCGATCCGCTCGACGGCACCAAGGAATTCATCGGTGCCAGCGGCGAGTTCACGGTGAATATCGGCCTCGTCATCGGCGGCGTGCCGGCCTTCGGCATCGTCCTCGCTCCCGCCGTCGCCCGGCTCTATGCCGGCATGACCACGGCCGCCGGCGGCGCGGCCTTCGCCGCCGGGCTGGAACCCGATGCCGGCCTGTGGACGCCGATCCGCTGCCGCCCCACCCCCGAGCGCGGCCTCGTCGCGGTCGCCAGCCGCTCGCATCCCGACGCCGGCACCGAAGCGATTCTGGCCGAGCTCGACGTCGCCGAGCGCATCAGCTGCGGCTCGGCGCTGAAGTTCGGCCTCGTCGCCGAGGGCCGCGCCGACATCTATCCGCGCCTCGGCACGGTGTGCGAATGGGACGTCGCCGCCGGCCATGCGCTGGTGCGGGCGGCGGGCGGCAGCGTGTGCCGGCCGGACGGCAGCCCCCTGCCCTATGGCCGCACCGAAGCGGCCTATCGCGTCCACGGATTCATCGCCCGCGGCGCCGCGGCCTGATGACCACACCTTGATCGCAACCGGCCTTTTGCCGCTGCGACACGCCTTCCTAAGGTCGCACTCCGTGCTAATGATAAGTTCGGGAGCTGGTTGCCTGGCCCGTCGCGGCCTTACGCCACCCGATTGTTGGATCAACTGCGGGACCGACGATGCCGACTTTGCGCGCTCTAATTGCCTGCCTTGCCTTGCTTGCCGCCTTGCCTTTCGCCGCCGCCCCGGCTCACGCCCAGCAGAACACCTACTCGCGCGACGAGCTGGTGCAGCAGGGCCACGGCTTCTTCGGCGAAGTCTCGCGCGGTCTCGCGCTTTCGATCGAGAAGGCGACGAGCCAGTGGGGCCAGCCCAATGGCTACATCCTCGGTCAGGAGGGCTCGGGCGCCTTCGTCGGCGGCCTGCGCTACGGTGAGGGCACGCTCTACACGCGCAACGCCGGCGACGTGAAGGTATTCTGGCAGGGCCCCTCGCTCGGCTGGGACTTCGGCGGCGACGGCGCCCGCACCATGATCCTGGTGTACAATCTGAACTCGATCAACGACATCTTCCGCCGCTTCGGCGGCATTTCCGGCTCCGCCTATTTCGTCGCCGGCTTCGGCATGACGGCGCTCGCCGCCGACAACATCGTGGTGGTGCCGATCCGCTCCGGCGTCGGCGTGCGCCTCGGCGCCAATATCGGCTATCTGAAGTTCACCCCCACGGCGACCTGGAATCCTTTCTGAAATCGCCCGCTCCATCGCCGGGCGGCCGGGCTATCCGGGCCGCTTTGGTATCTGTAACCTAGTGTCGCCCGCCCCCATCTATCGCCGGGGCCGGCAGTCCGGCTCCACGAGCCGCACATACCGCGTTCGAGGTGAGACCGCCGCATGATCGAAGTGATCATGTATTCCGCCATCGGCTTCCTGACGGCGACGCTGCTGGCCCTGCTGGCGCTGCCGGCGGTGTGGCGGCGTGCCGTGCGCCTCACGCGCAAGCGCATCGAGGGCGCCATCCCTTCCACGACCGCGGAGATCCTCGCCGACAAGGACGAGCAGCGCGCCATCTTCGCCGCCGATGTCCGCCGCCTTGAAGTGGAGGTCGGCAAGCTGCAGGCCCGAGCGGCCAGCCAATGGGGCGAGGTGACGCGCCAGGCCGAGGAGCTGCGCGCCCGCGCCGTCACCATCGAGCAGCTCTCCACCGACCTGTCGGCGCTACAGATCGAGCACCGCGACAACCTCGTCCTCAAGGAATCGCTGGCCGAGAATCTCGACATCCGCACCCGCGACCTCGAGGAGACTCGCGCGGCCCTGCACGAGACGCGCACGGAACTCGACAGCACGAAGATCGCGCTGGAAGAGACCAGCGCCCGCGAGGAAGAGCTGAAGGTCGAGCATGTCGCCCTCACCACGCTGCGCGACACGCTGAAGGACCGCATCGCCGAGCTCGACCGGCATCTCGCGGCCACCAATGCGCATCTGTCCGCCGAGCGCGCCACGCTGCGCAACACCTCCGAGAGCCTGTCGATCGAGGTCGGCCGCAACCGCGACATGAAGGAGCGGCTGACCGACGTCGAGGCGCGTCTGGAGGCGGTCGCCGAGGAGGCGACGACGCTGCGCAGCGAGCGCGCCGCGCTGATCACCCGCGTCGCCGAGCTCGACGCCCGCACCCATGCCGCCGAG contains:
- a CDS encoding DUF1134 domain-containing protein, which translates into the protein MPTLRALIACLALLAALPFAAAPAHAQQNTYSRDELVQQGHGFFGEVSRGLALSIEKATSQWGQPNGYILGQEGSGAFVGGLRYGEGTLYTRNAGDVKVFWQGPSLGWDFGGDGARTMILVYNLNSINDIFRRFGGISGSAYFVAGFGMTALAADNIVVVPIRSGVGVRLGANIGYLKFTPTATWNPF
- the chpT gene encoding histidine phosphotransferase ChpT; this translates as MTTAIDLDKLDLAALLCSRVCHDVISPVGAIVNGLEVLDDEDDPSMKAFALDLIAKSAKQASARLQFARLAFGAAGSAGAQIDTGDAEKVARGFIEDDRTSVEWHVPRVLSPKNKVKLLLNLMVVATSTIPRGGKILVIATGEGDEGGFRLTTEGSHSRIPPHLIALLAGEAPEGGALDAHAIQPHYTGLLARAAGYRLSLGHAGESVEIAAEKA
- the ctrA gene encoding response regulator transcription factor CtrA, encoding MRVLLIEDDRATAQSIELMLKSESFNVYTTDLGEEGVDLGKLYDYDIILLDLNLPDMSGYDVLKGLRVAKVKTPILILSGLAGIEDKVKGLGFGADDYLTKPFHKDELVARIHAIVRRSKGHAQSVITTGDLVVNLDTKTVEVAGNRVHLTGKEYQMLELLSLRKGTTLTKEMFLNHLYGGMDEPELKIIDVFICKLRKKLANASQGHNFIETVWGRGYVLREMGEQEQRIPA
- a CDS encoding DUF305 domain-containing protein, giving the protein MPMGQGNMGPGMMMGHMGGGASAKAFEDANARMHKDMAITYSGNTDVDFARGMIPHHQGAIDMAKIELQYGKDPELKKLAEEIIKAQESEIAFLKAWIEKNAK
- a CDS encoding 3'(2'),5'-bisphosphate nucleotidase CysQ family protein, with the translated sequence MSLPSSSAADLSLLAALAQASLKAGEVILRIRAEGITVNAKSDQSPVTAADLAAEELLHAELARILPGVPVIAEEAVAQGKGEALGTGEAPADAFLLVDPLDGTKEFIGASGEFTVNIGLVIGGVPAFGIVLAPAVARLYAGMTTAAGGAAFAAGLEPDAGLWTPIRCRPTPERGLVAVASRSHPDAGTEAILAELDVAERISCGSALKFGLVAEGRADIYPRLGTVCEWDVAAGHALVRAAGGSVCRPDGSPLPYGRTEAAYRVHGFIARGAAA
- a CDS encoding chemotaxis protein CheW, which produces MVPVDTHSAALRGPVPGDVAGEGPLAALAARSFRALTAQPARASSAEPRPAPVREEMLVFSLRGMRFALPAAQVVEVMTVAGERWQRLVAMSAAGTLGASGLPLIRLSARMGLAVPPSVQGGLVLFGSNGKVRATVLIDDLPARQRAAVEAMPSSWRDRFSPCDDMIGGIAVLPDGAQAAILDLSIGVATPRMEATAAEAHDTAHLLVRAGRAQPEAVRIAALRGATLLDEMPGVALFPSLRRGARVLLHLGEDEAVAVDEVIGLAPRGRIERVGGLRFLATDAGRYRLLEPADAAPASAPLRVLVTAPEGAARAGMRELVRAMGHDVSLADDPRAARLAGGRFDVILVDLDAYADIRDAGVEATDAARRIGFAKDGVAVPQGFHRVVSASDEVALILALLQR